Proteins from one Salvelinus namaycush isolate Seneca chromosome 34, SaNama_1.0, whole genome shotgun sequence genomic window:
- the LOC120028800 gene encoding extracellular calcium-sensing receptor-like, which produces MEKSKDPLQKAFGAIIDSDGDFVIGGVFSIHNYMYTLEHSYTSMPEPLQCTGSLESRELRFSRAMVFAVEEINNSSDLLPGVTLGYQVHDSCTSVPMAMNVAFQLANGLDPMFDTGEQCSGSATVTAIVGESGSTPTISMLRIIGPFGIPQVSHFSTCACLSDKKQYPTFFRTIPSDQFQAAALAHLIRHFGWTWIGAVRSDSDYGNNGMAAFLQAAQEEGICVEYSEAFSRTNPLSRVQRVADVIRSSTARVVVAFTSIVEMRILLEEMERLPSPPRQWIGSESWVTDRDMLRFGLCAGAIGFGIQRSVIPGFRDFLLDLSPQKVSNSPLLTEFWEGAFGCRLVIGTTTGVGVEEKVCDGSEDIQQLQTPFTDTSQLRVTNMVYKAVYAIAHAIHSIVCEERENSTVNCDKNLNVKPTKVLERLRRVNFSRNGYQVSFDANGDPVATYELVNWQRRESGNIDFVTVGLYDGSLPPDQRLHIEREITWVKNSTQVPVSVCSESCPPGTRKAVQKGKPVCCYDCIQCADGEISNNTDSSDCLICPEEYWPNAERDRCILKPVEFLSFHEVLGIILTACSVGGACLAIATATVFYRHRTSAIVRANNSELSFLLLFSLTLCFLCSLTFIGRPSEWSCMLRHTAFGITFVLCISCVLGKTIVVLMAFRATLPGSNVMKWFGPPQQRLTVVSFTFVQALICTLWLVLSPPFPIKNLTTYKEKIILECDVGSAIGFWAVLGYIGLLSLLCFVLAFLARKLPDNFNEAKFITFSMLIFCAVWITFIPAYVSSPGKFTVAVEIFAIITSSFGLFFLLFVPKCFIILFRPEKNTKKHLMEKISNDTRY; this is translated from the exons atggaaaagtccaaagacccactccaaaaggctttcggagccatcatcgactca GACGGGGACTTTGTCATCGGGGGTGTGTTCTCCATCCACAACTACATGTACACTTTGGAGCACAGCTACACCAGCATGCCTGAGCCCCTGCAGTGCACAGGGAG TTTGGAATCCCGTGAGTTGCGCTTCTCGCGCGCCATGGTCTTCGCAGTTGAGGAGATAAACAACAGTTCGGACCTTCTACCGGGTGTCACACTTGGTTATCAAGTGCACGACTCGTGCACCTCGGTCCCCATGGCCATGAATGTGGCCTTCCAGCTGGCTAACGGCCTGGACCCAATGTTTGATACCGGAGAACAGTGCTCGGGGTCGGCTACAGTGACAGCTATCGTGGGCGAGTCTGGCTCCACGCCTACCATCAGCATGTTGCGCATCATCGGCCCTTTCGGCATTCCTCAG GTGAGCCACTTTTCCACCTGTGCGTGTCTGAGTGATAAGAAACAGTATCCAACCTTCTTCAGAACCATCCCCAGTGATCAGTTCCAGGCTGCCGCTCTGGCCCACCTCATCAGGCACTTCGGCTGGACCTGGATTGGGGCGGTCCGTTCCGACTCTGACTACGGTAATAACGGGATGGCGGCTTTCCTACAGGCAGCACAAGAGGAAGGTATCTGTGTGGAATATTCTGAAGCCTTCTCCCGTACCAACCCACTCAGCAGAGTGCAACGGGTGGCCGACGTGATCCGCAG CTCCACAGCCCGGGTGGTGGTTGCATTCACATCTATTGTGGAAATGAGGATCCTGCTGGAGGAGATGGAACGCCTGCCCTCTCCTCCCCGCCAGTGGATCGGGAGTGAGTCCTGGGTCACTGACCGAGACATGCTGCGCTTCGGCCTGTGTGCCGGGGCCATCGGCTTTGGCATCCAACGCTCTGTCATCCCCGGCTTCAGGGATTTCCTCCTGGACCTCTCCCCACAGAAGGTGTCCAACTCTCCCCTGCTCACAGAGTTCTGGGAGGGAGCCTTTGGCTGTCGGCTGGTGATAG ggactACTACAGGTGTTGGTGTTGAAGAGAAGGTGTGTGATGGCAGTGAGGATATACAGCAGCTACAGACACCCTTCACAGATACATCCCAGCTGCGTGTCACTAACATGGTGTATAAAGCTGTTTACGCCATAGCACACGCCATCCACAGCATTGTttgtgaagagagagaaaactCCACTGTGAACTGTGACAAAAATCTCAATGTGAAGCCAACAAAG GTCCTGGAGAGATTGAGGAGGGTGAACTTCTCTCGTAACGGGTACCAGGTGTCTTTCGATGCCAACGGGGATCCAGTGGCCACCTATGAGCTGGTCAACTGGCAGAGACGGGAGAGTGGGAATATAGATTTTGTGACAGTGGGGCTCTATGATGGGTCCCTGCCTCCTGACCAGAGGCTTCACATCGAGAGGGAAATAACCTGGGTAAAGAACAGTACACAAGTACCTGTGTCAGTGTGCAGTGAGAGCTGTCCCCCAGGCACTCGTAAGGCTGTACAGAAAGGAAAGCCTGTATGCTGTTATGACTGTATCCAATGTGCAGATGGAGAAATAAGTAATAACACAG ATTCTTCAGACTGTCTGATCTGTCCCGAGGAGTACTGGCCCAACGCTGAGAGAGACCGCTGTATCCTTAAGCCTGTGGAGTTCCTGTCCTTCCACGAGGTCCTCGGAATCATCCTGACCGCCTGCTCTGTGGGCGGGGCTTGTCTGGCCATCGCCACGGCAACTGTCTTCTACCGCCACAGAACTTCGGCCATCGTCAGGGCCAACAACTCTGAGCTGAGCTTCCTGCTGCTCTTTTCCTTGACACTGTGTTTTCTGTGTTCTCTTACTTTCATTGGTCGGCCCTCTGAGTGGTCCTGTATGCTGCGCCACACAGCGTTTGGGATCACCTTCGTCCTCTGCATCTCTTGTGTTTTGGGGAAAACAATAGTGGTGTTGATGGCCTTCAGGGCTACACTTCCAGGCAGTAATGTCATGAAATGGTTTGgtcctccacagcagagattgacTGTAGTGTCCTTCACTTTTGTCCAGGCTTTGATATGCACTCTGTGGTTGGTCCTGTCCCCTCCCTTCCCCATTAAAAACCTCACTACCTACAAGGAAAAGATCATTCTAGAGTGTGATGTGGGTTCAGCTATTGGTTTCTGGGCTGTGTTGGGCTATATAGGACTCCTGTCTCTTTTGTGCTTTGTGCTGGCTTTTCTGGCTCGGAAGCTGCCTGATAACTTTAATGAGGCCAAATTCATCACCTTCAGCATGCTCATATTCTGTGCAGTCTGGATCACCTTTATCCCAGCTTATGTCAGCTCTCCTGGGAAGTTCACTGTAGCTGTGGAGATCTTTGCCATCATCACCTCTAGCTTTGGGTTGTTCTTTCTATTATTTGTTCCTAAATGCTTCATTATTCTGTTCAGGCCGGAGAAGAACACCAAGAAACACCTTATGGAGAAGATATCCAATGATACACGTTATTAA